One Paraburkholderia caffeinilytica DNA segment encodes these proteins:
- a CDS encoding peptidylprolyl isomerase, with product MKHRPIAVRIRNATLIATLGLAAGLLPAAHAANKPTAQSSADKAADAVGGPLPANGVARVNNVVITQDQLDQAVHALNAPDTPALRASVKNQLIARELFRQAAEKQHYESRPQVVAAVEQAKTAAMTAAYLRDQVKPEPVTDTDVKAKYDAIVATLGDNEYRPSAIAVKDADTAQTVLTQLKKGTDFAQLAKQYSQGPAAAQGGAMNWISFKTPIQPGNTQNWPQPLAEALVKLPQGGVSSTPVQVGDAYWILRVDEKRPTQIPQYDLIKDALRKQLEQVALEKATAQVVVDLMKNARIQQQ from the coding sequence ATGAAACATCGTCCGATCGCAGTCAGGATTCGCAACGCCACGTTGATCGCCACACTCGGTCTTGCCGCCGGTTTGCTGCCCGCAGCGCATGCGGCCAACAAGCCCACGGCACAGTCTTCGGCCGACAAGGCAGCGGATGCCGTCGGTGGTCCGCTGCCCGCCAACGGCGTGGCGCGCGTCAACAACGTCGTGATTACGCAGGACCAACTCGACCAGGCCGTGCACGCACTGAACGCGCCGGATACGCCTGCGCTGCGCGCGTCGGTAAAGAACCAGCTGATCGCGCGTGAACTGTTCCGCCAGGCAGCCGAAAAGCAGCACTACGAATCGCGTCCGCAAGTGGTGGCCGCTGTCGAGCAGGCGAAGACCGCCGCGATGACCGCTGCGTACCTGCGCGATCAGGTTAAGCCCGAACCTGTGACGGATACCGATGTGAAGGCGAAATACGACGCCATCGTCGCGACGCTCGGTGACAACGAGTACAGGCCGAGCGCGATCGCCGTGAAAGATGCCGACACCGCGCAGACGGTGCTCACGCAACTGAAGAAAGGCACCGACTTCGCGCAGCTCGCGAAGCAATACAGCCAGGGCCCAGCCGCGGCGCAAGGCGGCGCGATGAACTGGATTTCGTTCAAGACACCGATCCAGCCGGGTAACACGCAGAACTGGCCGCAGCCGCTCGCCGAAGCGCTCGTCAAGTTGCCGCAAGGGGGCGTGTCGAGCACGCCGGTGCAAGTCGGCGACGCGTACTGGATTTTGCGCGTCGACGAAAAGCGTCCGACGCAGATTCCCCAATACGACCTGATCAAGGATGCGCTGCGCAAGCAGCTCGAACAGGTCGCGCTGGAGAAAGCCACGGCACAGGTCGTGGTCGATCTGATGAAGAACGCACGCATTCAGCAGCAGTAA
- a CDS encoding ShlB/FhaC/HecB family hemolysin secretion/activation protein, protein MPRLARCTLAILAGAAAARGFAQTPPGLPNAAPLGGVPFGAPVRAEQDPAQRLLQEQRDRQRRDEIQQEPPQIEVPQPAVVNLPEGADIATLPDVEPLFKIDHIDFIGDTALGASELQRIAAPFIGRQLGRNRINLLLRRVTEAFIARSYITTRAYLGAQNLASGTLKINIVDGKVSAFTLNGKPLRPRDPNEPWYTTHGGGLLTDAGTAWAFGDSTGDVLRLPDLEQGVDQINRLRRNQAEIQIMPGETPGDSVVAITNHYGDRVFYDLGIDNYGSSQTGRLRYRAGVEADNLIGLQESLSFNYVGTQDSNAVVFSAAAPYGYQTFSYTTSLSEYQQTISDVALLQGRTFSQILGWNDVLARSRTGRTSVDVTLTKMRTERNLNGIDLAPQDLTVLRVGLNGLRRFVAHDQAAAATWDVGVSQGLPWLSASHDAPDIDEVDAHSQFTKLDATATLQVALGTLAGAQWTYRGTLRGQYSRVAMFGNEQIFLGGMDSVRGFTEGGIAGDSGFYLRNEAAWQNVPVWHDAHLEPYVFLDGGKSHLVAQGGWPTLMGTGIGARAQWRYKTQIVTSEVLLGQALLQPAALGKKATVLLATLNWSL, encoded by the coding sequence ATGCCCCGGCTCGCGCGCTGCACGCTGGCGATACTCGCCGGCGCGGCAGCGGCGCGTGGGTTCGCGCAAACGCCACCCGGTTTGCCGAACGCGGCGCCATTGGGCGGTGTGCCTTTTGGCGCGCCCGTGCGGGCCGAACAGGACCCGGCGCAACGGCTCCTGCAGGAGCAACGCGACCGCCAGCGGCGCGACGAAATCCAGCAGGAACCCCCACAGATCGAGGTGCCGCAGCCGGCGGTGGTCAATCTGCCCGAAGGCGCGGATATCGCAACGCTGCCGGACGTCGAACCGCTGTTCAAGATCGACCACATCGATTTCATAGGCGACACCGCGCTCGGTGCGAGCGAATTGCAGCGCATTGCTGCGCCGTTCATCGGCAGGCAACTCGGCCGCAACCGCATCAACCTGCTGCTGCGCCGCGTGACCGAAGCGTTCATCGCACGCAGCTACATCACGACGCGTGCGTATCTCGGTGCGCAGAATCTCGCCTCCGGCACGCTGAAGATCAACATCGTCGACGGCAAAGTGTCGGCCTTCACGCTGAACGGCAAGCCACTGCGTCCGCGCGATCCGAACGAGCCGTGGTACACGACGCACGGCGGCGGCCTGTTGACCGACGCAGGCACCGCGTGGGCCTTCGGCGACAGCACAGGCGACGTGCTGCGCCTGCCCGATCTCGAACAGGGCGTCGACCAGATCAACCGGCTGCGCCGCAATCAGGCCGAGATCCAGATCATGCCGGGCGAGACGCCAGGCGATTCGGTGGTGGCGATCACCAACCACTACGGCGACCGTGTTTTCTACGACCTCGGCATCGACAACTACGGCAGCTCGCAAACCGGCCGGCTGCGCTATCGCGCCGGCGTCGAAGCGGACAACCTGATCGGTTTGCAGGAATCGCTGTCGTTCAACTACGTCGGCACGCAGGACAGCAACGCGGTGGTGTTTTCCGCGGCGGCGCCGTACGGCTATCAGACCTTCAGCTATACGACGTCGCTGTCCGAATACCAGCAGACCATCAGCGACGTCGCACTGCTCCAGGGCCGCACATTCAGCCAGATTCTCGGCTGGAACGACGTGCTGGCGCGCTCGCGCACCGGACGTACCAGCGTCGACGTGACGCTCACCAAAATGCGCACGGAGCGCAATCTGAACGGCATCGATCTGGCGCCGCAAGACCTCACGGTGTTGCGCGTCGGTCTGAATGGTTTGCGTCGCTTCGTCGCGCACGATCAGGCCGCGGCCGCGACATGGGACGTCGGCGTGTCGCAAGGTTTGCCGTGGCTCTCCGCGAGCCACGACGCCCCCGATATCGACGAAGTCGACGCACACAGCCAGTTCACCAAGCTCGATGCAACCGCCACGCTGCAGGTCGCGCTCGGCACGCTGGCGGGCGCGCAATGGACCTATCGCGGCACGTTGCGCGGCCAGTACAGCCGCGTCGCAATGTTCGGCAACGAGCAGATCTTCCTCGGCGGCATGGATTCCGTGCGCGGCTTTACTGAAGGCGGCATCGCCGGCGACAGCGGCTTCTATCTGCGCAACGAGGCCGCATGGCAGAACGTGCCGGTCTGGCACGACGCGCATCTCGAACCCTACGTCTTTCTCGACGGCGGCAAATCGCATCTGGTCGCGCAGGGTGGCTGGCCGACGCTCATGGGCACCGGCATCGGCGCACGTGCGCAATGGCGCTACAAAACACAAATCGTCACTAGCGAGGTGCTGCTCGGTCAGGCCTTGCTCCAACCCGCCGCACTTGGAAAAAAAGCCACCGTGCTGCTCGCCACACTCAACTGGTCACTCTGA
- a CDS encoding 3-hydroxyacyl-CoA dehydrogenase family protein — translation MLDRFHRRQQESGVDKAVIGVVGTGLMGVGIATQSALHGHRTIVHDVDPARLASVAPKAEAVLDELIDAGRIDHVAKQATLARIETHAQLDVMASAQFVIEAIPEVLDLKHRLYALLAELMADDAILASNTSGFPPDRLAAPLRAKERFLIAHFWNPPHMIPLVEVVPGTATAPEITDRTAGLMSAIGMEPVVLSKAIPGFVGNRLQFAVLREALNIVRSGAATPDVVDRVMKASLGRRWGIVGPFEGADMGGLDTFLDISTHLMPQLAKDEDVLDLLRAQVDAGRVGVRSGAGFHEWDDAHLARVKAGRKQVISRG, via the coding sequence ATGCTTGACCGCTTTCATCGACGGCAGCAGGAGAGCGGCGTGGACAAGGCAGTCATAGGCGTAGTGGGCACGGGATTGATGGGCGTCGGCATCGCGACGCAAAGCGCGCTGCACGGGCATCGGACGATCGTTCACGACGTCGACCCAGCGCGCCTCGCGAGCGTTGCGCCGAAGGCGGAAGCGGTGCTCGACGAACTGATCGACGCCGGCCGCATCGACCACGTCGCCAAACAGGCCACGCTCGCGCGCATCGAAACGCATGCGCAGCTCGACGTCATGGCGTCGGCGCAATTCGTGATCGAGGCGATCCCCGAGGTGCTCGATCTGAAGCATCGCCTGTATGCGTTGCTGGCTGAGTTGATGGCAGACGATGCAATTCTCGCGAGCAACACCAGCGGCTTTCCGCCGGACCGACTGGCTGCTCCGTTGCGCGCAAAGGAACGTTTTCTGATCGCGCATTTCTGGAATCCTCCGCACATGATTCCGCTTGTGGAAGTGGTGCCGGGTACCGCGACCGCGCCGGAAATCACCGACCGTACCGCTGGACTGATGAGCGCGATCGGCATGGAACCGGTGGTGCTGTCAAAGGCGATTCCCGGTTTTGTCGGCAACCGGTTGCAGTTCGCGGTATTGCGCGAGGCGTTGAACATCGTGCGTTCAGGCGCGGCGACGCCTGATGTGGTCGACCGGGTCATGAAGGCGTCGCTCGGGCGCCGGTGGGGGATCGTCGGGCCGTTCGAGGGCGCGGACATGGGCGGCCTGGACACCTTCCTCGACATCTCCACGCATCTGATGCCGCAGCTCGCTAAAGACGAAGACGTGCTCGATCTGCTGCGTGCGCAGGTGGACGCGGGGCGTGTGGGCGTGCGTAGCGGCGCTGGTTTTCATGAATGGGACGACGCTCATTTGGCGCGAGTCAAAGCAGGCCGCAAGCAGGTGATTAGTCGCGGTTAA
- a CDS encoding filamentous hemagglutinin N-terminal domain-containing protein, protein MFRSARGRRAGRGKPRPHRNRVKLTVVLLVAAPLGASAAGIAIDGGTATTVSTAANGHQTVNIAPTFAGVSNNTYSSFNVDAAGASLNNVGINARTIVNQVTSTNPSIISGPINVVGSRANVVLANPNGITVNGGSFVNTGRVALTTGHVSFKDTIPVAGIPERDIVLDTSTGTIVVGPQGLASALIGLDLIAKTVQINGPLTNGFTSQTAYVRVVAGNSNVTLNTAVSPNDNSNDWLTLSSSASAATASSFAIDITAAGSLTSGRVQLIVTDKGPGVRSAGPMNASLGDFTLSSNGSVQFSNTSLMAQNNLDLQVQDSVTLSDTKLKANSGSTTLNASGAVSLTGSSLLANAGIDVSGAGIALAQDATAQAVIASTTSGVVLTSTGDITNIGSLIQGQQKNTLDAASLGAVTLNATGNVLNQSIPTSLLGVVYGANGDVSVTAGGAVTNQNARILSNQNLTITAGGDVDNIVDHSSGVNGGAPVSYSDRGRRLIFVEHRDDGFDVDYGTLADPDKLSYLSAAAGNVTIAAQNVHNIGGTILAQIDPKSPTVGGSISITARDQLLTQAIFTGQASFHQTCFFFCSSSSSSNVQGYGGVIQANNDITLKAGTQITNTGGLVSAEGTLKLDSPRTLAQAVLGYTAINRTHDLKAWFGNAWSAIFAADTGGLFIGGSGQVELTGEADIEGGAFNAPGGIKAAGGVNTIGAPYRAPVTIGNHNHLGLVSWFGL, encoded by the coding sequence ATGTTTCGGAGTGCACGGGGTAGGCGTGCGGGCCGTGGGAAACCGCGTCCGCATCGCAATCGAGTCAAGTTGACCGTTGTGTTGCTCGTCGCCGCGCCTTTAGGTGCGAGTGCGGCGGGCATTGCTATTGACGGCGGAACTGCAACGACAGTTTCAACTGCGGCGAATGGCCATCAGACAGTCAATATCGCGCCGACGTTCGCAGGCGTTTCGAACAACACGTATAGCAGTTTCAATGTTGACGCAGCCGGCGCATCACTGAATAACGTCGGTATTAATGCCAGAACGATTGTCAATCAGGTAACCAGCACCAATCCCAGCATTATCAGCGGGCCTATCAACGTTGTCGGCTCGCGTGCGAACGTGGTATTGGCCAATCCGAACGGCATTACGGTCAATGGCGGTTCATTCGTCAATACGGGCCGTGTCGCGCTAACCACTGGACACGTCAGTTTCAAGGACACCATTCCGGTGGCGGGGATTCCGGAACGGGACATCGTGCTCGACACCAGCACCGGCACGATCGTCGTCGGGCCGCAGGGATTGGCAAGCGCGCTGATCGGGCTCGATCTGATCGCGAAGACTGTACAGATCAACGGGCCGCTCACCAACGGCTTCACGTCGCAGACCGCCTACGTGCGCGTGGTAGCGGGCAACAGCAACGTTACGCTGAACACGGCGGTTTCGCCGAACGACAACAGCAACGACTGGCTCACGCTGAGTTCGTCCGCCAGCGCGGCCACGGCCAGCTCATTCGCCATCGACATTACCGCCGCAGGCAGCCTGACGAGCGGCCGCGTGCAGTTGATCGTCACAGACAAAGGCCCGGGTGTGCGCAGCGCCGGGCCGATGAACGCGTCGCTAGGCGATTTCACGCTGTCGTCGAACGGGTCGGTGCAGTTCTCCAATACTTCGCTGATGGCGCAGAACAATCTCGATCTGCAGGTGCAGGACAGCGTGACGTTGTCGGATACGAAGCTGAAGGCGAACAGCGGTTCGACGACGTTGAACGCGAGTGGAGCCGTGAGTCTGACGGGCAGCAGCCTGCTCGCCAACGCCGGCATCGACGTGAGCGGCGCGGGCATCGCGTTGGCGCAGGATGCCACGGCGCAAGCGGTGATCGCTTCGACGACCAGTGGCGTGGTGCTGACCAGCACCGGCGATATCACCAACATCGGCTCGCTGATACAGGGCCAGCAAAAGAACACGCTCGATGCGGCGTCGCTCGGCGCGGTCACGCTGAACGCCACCGGCAACGTACTGAACCAGTCGATACCCACGAGCCTGCTCGGCGTCGTGTACGGTGCGAACGGCGATGTGTCCGTGACGGCCGGCGGCGCGGTGACGAATCAGAACGCGCGCATTCTGTCGAACCAGAACCTGACGATCACCGCGGGCGGCGACGTCGACAACATCGTCGATCATTCGAGCGGCGTGAACGGCGGCGCGCCGGTCAGCTATTCGGACCGCGGCCGGCGCCTGATTTTTGTCGAACATCGCGACGACGGCTTCGACGTCGACTACGGCACGCTCGCCGATCCGGACAAGCTCTCCTACCTGAGCGCCGCCGCCGGCAACGTGACCATTGCCGCGCAGAACGTTCACAACATCGGAGGCACGATTCTCGCGCAGATCGATCCGAAAAGCCCGACCGTTGGCGGCTCGATTTCGATCACCGCACGCGACCAGTTGCTGACGCAGGCCATCTTCACTGGCCAGGCGTCGTTTCATCAAACGTGTTTCTTCTTTTGCAGTTCGAGTTCGTCGAGCAACGTGCAGGGCTACGGCGGCGTGATCCAGGCGAACAATGACATCACCCTGAAGGCCGGCACGCAGATCACCAACACGGGCGGTCTCGTGTCGGCGGAAGGCACGCTCAAACTCGACTCGCCCAGAACCCTCGCACAGGCGGTACTTGGCTACACCGCGATCAACCGTACGCACGACCTCAAAGCGTGGTTCGGCAACGCGTGGTCGGCGATTTTCGCGGCCGATACGGGTGGCCTGTTCATCGGCGGCAGCGGCCAGGTCGAACTGACCGGCGAGGCGGATATTGAAGGTGGCGCGTTCAACGCGCCTGGCGGCATCAAAGCTGCAGGCGGAGTGAACACGATTGGCGCGCCGTATCGTGCGCCGGTCACGATTGGCAATCACAACCATCTCGGCCTCGTGTCGTGGTTCGGGCTATGA